From the genome of Vicia villosa cultivar HV-30 ecotype Madison, WI linkage group LG2, Vvil1.0, whole genome shotgun sequence, one region includes:
- the LOC131652598 gene encoding pentatricopeptide repeat-containing protein At4g14820 — MDMAMATMSHSHTHHQLQTLLSSSTTLSHLKQIHAQILHSNSNSLLPKLVLSSCTLSSSSSTLDYALSVFSQIPNPQTHFTNQLLRHLSRCPLPDKTLFLYHNLRTVNAFTLDSFSFPPLLKAVSKLSAFSYGLEIHGLVSKLGFLSDPFVQTGLIAMYASCGRIMDARLLFDKMSHPDAVAWNTIIDGYCHNGHFDDALSLFEDMKNSDVKPDSVILCTVLSACGHARNLSYGRLIHEFVKDNGFAIDSYLQSALINMYANCGAMELAREIYDGLSSKHLIVSTAMLSGYAKLGMTKDARFIFDQMIEKDFVCWSAMISGYSESDQPQEALRLFNEMLRQRIVPDQITMLSVISACSHVGALGQAKWIHTYVDRNGFGRTLSVNNALIDMYAKCGNLAKAREVFENMPRKNVISWSSMINAFAMHGNADNAINLFHRMKEENIEPNGVTFIGVLYACGHAGLVEEGQKLFSSMINEHHISPTREHYGCMIDLYCRANLLKKAIELIETMPHAPNVIIWGSLMSACQIHGEAELGEFAAKRLLELEPGHDGALVVLSNIYAKERRWNDVGLIRKSMSYKGISKEKACSRVEINNEVHTFMMADRYHKQSDEIYQKLDEVVSQLKLVGYKPSTSNILIDLEEEDKKDLVLWHSEKLAVCYGLISRRKESCIHIVKNLRICEDCHSFMKLVSKVYQVEIVVRDRTRFHHCSSGICSCKGYW; from the exons ATGGACATGGCAATGGCCACCATGTCCCACTCACACACCCATCATCAACTACAAACATTACTCTCATCATCAACAACACTTTCTCACCTCAAACAAATCCATGCACAAATCCTCCACTCCAACTCAAACTCCCTCCTCCCCAAACTCGTCCTTTCTTCTTGCAccctctcttcttcctcttcaaccCTCGACTATGCTCTCTCCGTTTTCTCCCAAATCCCAAACCCACAAACCCATTTCACCAACCAACTCCTCCGTCACCTCTCCCGCTGTCCCTTACCCGACAAGACCCTTTTCTTATATCACAATCTtagaacagttaatgctttcacTCTTGACAGCTTTAGCTTCCCTCCGTTGTTGAAAGCTGTTTCTAAACTTTCTGCCTTCAGTTATGGTTTGGAGATTCATGGCCTTGTTTCAAAGCTCGGTTTCCTTTCTGACCCTTTTGTTCAAACTGGCTTGATTGCAATGTATGCGTCGTGTGGCCGCATTATGGATGCACGGTTGCTGTTTGATAAAATGTCTCACCCGGATGCTGTTGCTTGGAATACTATCATTGATGG GTACTGCCATAATGGTCATTTCGATGATGCTTTAAGCCTCTTTGAAGATATGAAGAACTCTGATGTGAAGCCTGATTCTGTTATCCTTTGTACTGTGCTCTCTGCGTGTGGTCATGCTAGAAATTTAAGCTATGGTAGATTAATCCATGAGTTTGTTAAGGACAATGGTTTTGCTATTGACTCTTATTTACAGTCTGCTCTCATTAACATGTATGCAAATTGTGGTGCAATGGAGTTGGCTAGAGAAATATATGACGGACTCTCGTCGAAACATTTGATTGTTTCAACTGCAATGCTTTCTGGTTATGCAAAACTTGGAATGACTAAGGATGCTCGTTTCATATTTGACCAAATGATTGAAAAGGATTTTGTATGTTGGAGTGCAATGATATCTGGTTATTCTGAAAGTGATCAGCCTCAAGAGGCTCTTAGATTGTTCAATGAAATGCTACGGCAGAGAATAGTGCCTGATCAGATCACAATGCTGAGTGTCATTTCTGCTTGTTCTCATGTTGGCGCACTTGGTCAAGCAAAATGGATTCATACCTATGTAGATAGAAATGGGTTTGGAAGAACTCTATCTGTTAACAATGCACTAATTGATATGTATGCCAAATGTGGGAACTTGGCCAAGGCAAGAGAGGTATTTGAGAATATGCCGAGAAAAAATGTGATATCTTGGTCCAGTATGATCAATGCATTTGCAATGCATGGGAATGCAGATAATGCTATAAACCTTTTCCATAGgatgaaagaagaaaatattGAGCCCAATGGTGTTACATTTATAGGTGTGCTTTATGCTTGTGGACATGCAGGTTTAGTTGAGGAAGGCCAGAAATTGTTTTCATCCATGATTAATGAGCATCACATCTCTCCTACCCGTGAGCACTATGGTTGCATGATTGACCTGTATTGTAGAGCCAATCTCTTGAAAAAAGCTATTGAGCTTATCGAGACAATGCCTCATGCGCCGAATGTTATCATTTGGGGATCTCTTATGTCTGCTTGTCAAATTCATGGTGAAGCTGAGCTAGGGGAATTTGCTGCCAAACGTCTTCTTGAGTTAGAGCCTGGTCATGATGGAGCTCTTGTGGTTTTGTCAAACATATATGCCAAAGAAAGAAGATGGAACGATGTTGGACTGATCCGAAAATCAATGAGTTATAAAGGTATCTCAAAAGAGAAGGCGTGTAGTAGGGTTGAAATAAACAATGAGGTTCATACGTTTATGATGGCTGATAGATATCATAAACAGTCAGATGAAATATATCAGAAGTTAGATGAGGTAGTCAGTCAATTGAAGTTGGTTGGCTACAAGCCGAGTACCTCGAACATTTTGATTGATTTAGAAGAGGAAGATAAAAAAGATTTGGTTCTATGGCATAGTGAAAAGTTAGCAGTTTGCTATGGACTAATTAGCAGGAGGAAAGAATCATGCATTCACATAGTTAAAAATCTTAGAATATGTGAGGATTGTCACTCTTTTATGAAGTTAGTCTCAAAGGTGTATCAAGTAGAGATTGTTGTGAGAGATAGGACTAGGTTTCACCATTGTAGTAGTGGTATTTGTTCTTGTAAAGGCTATTGGTGA